A single genomic interval of Homo sapiens chromosome 7, GRCh38.p14 Primary Assembly harbors:
- the INMT gene encoding indolethylamine N-methyltransferase isoform 1 (isoform 1 is encoded by transcript variant 1), translating into MKGGFTGGDEYQKHFLPRDYLATYYSFDGSPSPEAEMLKFNLECLHKTFGPGGLQGDTLIDIGSGPTIYQVLAACDSFQDITLSDFTDRNREELEKWLKKEPGAYDWTPAVKFACELEGNSGRWEEKEEKLRAAVKRVLKCDVHLGNPLAPAVLPLADCVLTLLAMECACCSLDAYRAALCNLASLLKPGGHLVTTVTLRLPSYMVGKREFSCVALEKEEVEQAVLDAGFDIEQLLHSPQSYSVTNAANNGVCFIVARKKPGP; encoded by the exons ATGAAGGGTGGCTTCACTGGGGGTGATGAGTACCAGAAGCACTTCCTGCCCAGGGACTACTTGGCTACTTACTACAGCTTCGATGGCAGCCCCTCACCCGAGGCCGAGATGCTGAAGTTTAACTTGGAATGTCTCCACAAGACCTTCGGCCCTG GAGGCCTCCAAGGGGACACGCTGATTGACATTGGCTCAGGTCCTACCATCTACCAAGTTCTTGCTGCCTGTGATTCCTTCCAAGACATCACTCTCTCCGACTTTACCGACCGCAACCGGGAGGAGCTGGAAAAGTGGCTGAAGAAGGAGCCGGGGGCCTATGACTGGACCCCAGCGGTGAAATTCGCCTGTGAGCTGGAAGGAAACAG cgGCCgatgggaggagaaggaggagaagctgCGGGCAGCGGTGAAGCGGGTGCTCAAGTGCGATGTCCACCTGGGCAACCCGCTGGCCCCGGCTGTGTTGCCTCTCGCCGACTGTGTGCTCACCCTGCTGGCCATGGAGTGTGCCTGCTGTAGCCTTGATGCCTACCGCGCTGCCCTGTGCAACCTTGCCTCACTGCTCAAGCCGGGTGGCCACCTGGTGACCACTGTCACGCTTCGGCTCCCGTCCTACATGGTGGGGAAGCGTGAATTTTCCTGCGTGGCCCTGGAGAAAGAGGAGGTGGAGCAGGCTGTCCTGGATGCTGGCTTTGACATTGAACAGCTCCTACACAGTCCCCAGAGCTACTCTGTCACCAATGCTGCCAACAATGGGGTCTGCTTCATTGTGGCTCGCAAGAAGCCTGGGCCCTGA
- the INMT gene encoding indolethylamine N-methyltransferase isoform 2 (isoform 2 is encoded by transcript variant 2), producing the protein MKGGFTGGDEYQKHFLPRDYLATYYSFDGSPSPEAEMLKFNLECLHKTFGPGLQGDTLIDIGSGPTIYQVLAACDSFQDITLSDFTDRNREELEKWLKKEPGAYDWTPAVKFACELEGNSGRWEEKEEKLRAAVKRVLKCDVHLGNPLAPAVLPLADCVLTLLAMECACCSLDAYRAALCNLASLLKPGGHLVTTVTLRLPSYMVGKREFSCVALEKEEVEQAVLDAGFDIEQLLHSPQSYSVTNAANNGVCFIVARKKPGP; encoded by the exons ATGAAGGGTGGCTTCACTGGGGGTGATGAGTACCAGAAGCACTTCCTGCCCAGGGACTACTTGGCTACTTACTACAGCTTCGATGGCAGCCCCTCACCCGAGGCCGAGATGCTGAAGTTTAACTTGGAATGTCTCCACAAGACCTTCGGCCCTG GCCTCCAAGGGGACACGCTGATTGACATTGGCTCAGGTCCTACCATCTACCAAGTTCTTGCTGCCTGTGATTCCTTCCAAGACATCACTCTCTCCGACTTTACCGACCGCAACCGGGAGGAGCTGGAAAAGTGGCTGAAGAAGGAGCCGGGGGCCTATGACTGGACCCCAGCGGTGAAATTCGCCTGTGAGCTGGAAGGAAACAG cgGCCgatgggaggagaaggaggagaagctgCGGGCAGCGGTGAAGCGGGTGCTCAAGTGCGATGTCCACCTGGGCAACCCGCTGGCCCCGGCTGTGTTGCCTCTCGCCGACTGTGTGCTCACCCTGCTGGCCATGGAGTGTGCCTGCTGTAGCCTTGATGCCTACCGCGCTGCCCTGTGCAACCTTGCCTCACTGCTCAAGCCGGGTGGCCACCTGGTGACCACTGTCACGCTTCGGCTCCCGTCCTACATGGTGGGGAAGCGTGAATTTTCCTGCGTGGCCCTGGAGAAAGAGGAGGTGGAGCAGGCTGTCCTGGATGCTGGCTTTGACATTGAACAGCTCCTACACAGTCCCCAGAGCTACTCTGTCACCAATGCTGCCAACAATGGGGTCTGCTTCATTGTGGCTCGCAAGAAGCCTGGGCCCTGA